One window of the Triticum dicoccoides isolate Atlit2015 ecotype Zavitan chromosome 3B, WEW_v2.0, whole genome shotgun sequence genome contains the following:
- the LOC119282470 gene encoding uncharacterized protein LOC119282470 codes for MRVLKECGDCVCAVPTCPPTTQHSSVEHVQQLWKEWEIQLLVLASFSLQVILLFSAAFRKRHSSRVLSALLWLSYLSADSIAVFVLGRLAAHTSDPQHQLVLFWAPFLLLHLGGQDTITAFSMEDCMLWKRHLLNFTIQVALAIYIVRKQWHGGSQLVAPMVLMFISGTIKYAERIRALRRAGSRSSSFNAGGRHLASGLSRYYDGLLSIISEKKEENFEHVMDVTCGGFFMKFDFLMDVNPPFSGIDLQDLRIAIAERIHRFDDGASDLVYKIVEIQLSLVHDYLYTKFGRVTGVLHRLITLVLTSTALVLFLEARVDHQLQGLVNYSRADVTISYILLVGAVTMEISSTFMWSLLSYWPYMPIAYWRTFDYDKIFHCVPKGLHPGSRMEWSGKMKQYNMLDGCIQEIQAGRLERMMGSIGIKRDYTTHVVISPEVKKVLLVKLLEIKTNAPGGGGLSSSSFRGQWSQWWAALQTKDYLGAGQQSESAAQRALQLSNIQGLAFVSSVYLWHMVTDICLVADKTASASEFRSFSQALSNYMMYLVAKRNVMLDSCAYHVLHKSRHSLLCTRPAIVADRSAFLQKVYDGVYHGSRALDQAREVSLELLRPEGAAYRWELIATVWVDMLCYIARNCGAEFHAKHLITGGEFASHVKIVLVVLGFSFHEYEEVELA; via the exons ATGAGGGTGCTGAAGGAATGTGGAGACTGCGTCTGCGCCGTGCCAACCTGCCCGCCCACGACTCAACACAG CTCAGTGGAGCATGTCCAGCAACTCTGGAAGGAGTGGGAGATCCAGTTGCTCGTGCTAGCGAGCTTCTCCCTTCAAGTCATCCTCCTCTTCTCTGCAGCGTTCCGGAAGCGCCACAGCTCCCGCGTGCTGAGCGCGCTGTTGTGGCTGTCATACCTATCGGCAGACTCCATCGCGGTCTTCGTCCTCGGACGCCTCGCCGCCCACACTAGTGACCCACAGCACCAGCTTGTGCTATTTTGGGCGCCCTTCCTGCTGCTCCACCTTGGCGGACAGGACACCATCACCGCCTTCTCCATGGAGGACTGCATGCTGTGGAAGCGCCACCTGCTGAACTTCACCATCCAGGTGGCACTGGCCATTTACATCGTCCGCAAGCAGTGGCACGGAGGCAGTCAGCTTGTAGCTCCCATGGTACTAATGTTCATCTCTGGAACTATTAAATATGCTGAGAGAATTAGGGCACTCAGGAGAGCAGGCTCAAGGAGCAGCAGCTTCAATGCCGGTGGGAGGCATCTTGCCTCCGGCTTGAGCAGATATTATGATGGCCTGCTATCAATAATTTCTGAGAAGAAAGAGGAAAATTTCGAACATGTGATGGATGTGACCTGCGGGGGCTTCTTTATGAAGTTTGATTTTTTGATGGACGTAAATCCTCCATTTAGCGGAATTGATTTACAGGATTTAAGGATTGCAATTGCAGAAAGGATTCACAGGTTTGACGATGGAGCTAGTGATCTAGTGTACAAGATTGTTGAGATTCAACTCTCACTGGTACATGACTACTTGTACACCAAGTTTGGACGGGTCACTGGTGTGTTACATCGACTCATCACACTTGTCCTAACCTCTACGGCTCTCGTTTTGTTTTTGGAAGCCAGGGTTGATCATCAATTGCAGGGACTAGTCAACTACAGTAGAGCTGATGTTACCATATCTTACATATTGCTTGTGGGCGCTGTCACAATGGAGATATCCTCTACCTTCATGTGGTCCCTGTTATCATATTGGCCATACATGCCAATTGCATATTGGCGGACATTTGATTATGACAAAATCTTCCATTGTGTACCCAAGGGTCTCCATCCAGGAAGCAGAATGGAGTGGTCGGGGAAGATGAAACAGTATAACATGCTTGATGGATGCATCCAGGAGATACAAGCTGGCCGACTGGAACGGATGATGGGCAGTATCGGCATCAAGCGGGATTACACAACACATGTCGTCATATCTCCTGAGGTAAAGAAGGTGCTACTTGTAAAACTGCTTGAGATAAAAACCAATGCACCTGGTGGTGGGGGATTGTCCTCCAGCAGCTTCCGTGGCCAATGGTCTCAATGGTGGGCTGCGCTCCAGACCAAAGATTATCTTGGTGCAGGTCAACAATCTGAAAGTGCAGCTCAACGGGCACTTCAGTTAAGCAACATCCAAGGTTTGGCTTTTGTGTCAAGTGTCTATCTTTGGCACATGGTGACTGATATATGCTTAGTGGCCGATAAGACTGCCAGTGCCTCCGAATTCAGAAGTTTTAGCCAAGCATTGTCCAATTACATGATGTATCTTGTCGCCAAGCGTAATGTGATGCTTGATAGCTGTGCGTATCATGTGCTTCATAAAAGTCGACATAGTTTGTTGTGCACTCGTCCTGCTATCGTTGCTGATCGGAGTGCGTTCCTCCAGAAAGTCTATGACGGTGTCTACCATGGTTCCCGTGCACTTGACCAAGCTCGTGAGGTCTCCTTGGAATTGCTTAGGCCCGAAGGAGCAGCTTATCGGTGGGAGCTGATTGCAACGGTATGGGTGGATATGCTATGCTACATTGCTCGTAATTGTGGGGCTGAATTCCACGCCAAACATCTAATCACTGGCGGGGAGTTCGCTAGTCATGTCAAAATTGTTCTGGTTGTTCTAGGCTTTTCCTTCCATGAGTATGAAGAGGTCGAGCTAGCCTGA